The DNA window ccgctcctttacatcctgcacatttgtgtttttaatgttcattttatcgttgtgttgttactttgttgtttttatctctgctctgtaaggtgaccttgagagttttgaaaggcgcctttaaataaaatgtattatcattattattattattattattattatatatccACATGAtcataaagaaaatacaatcaACAGTCCCTTTTTCTGCAGCAAAATGAAAGCAGTGTGTTTGCAGTAGTAAATCAGTGAAGTTACAGAGTTGGCAGAGGGGAATGTTTGTGCTTAGGGCCCTCCTGctctcctcagtgtgtgtgtgtgtgtgtgtgagagaggataTAAATAGAGTTGCTTCACCACCAGAAAAATGGCGCTATAGGGTAGATGCCAGTCGTATAGCCTCACTCCAGTCCAGCCCCGACCCCTGCACACTCTGTCCTGTATGACCTCTGCAAAATGAGTTTATGGGGAGTGAAAGTTGCAATATTGGATTTTTTGTTAAACCTGACTGATGACAGGTAATAAAATATGATTCTCCTGGGCATGCTCTGCTGTTGTAGAGCAGCACACAAAGCAGTTTTGCATTATTTGTACGATTCCACATCCACAAGTCAAACCACATCCCTTTTTCCTTCAGGATTAGCTTCAGGTTTCAGCGTAACGACGCATTTCTCACTTTCAGCACGGAGATAGAAATCATTCCGGCTGCAGGATTTAAACACAAGATCTCGCTTTTAATCTCCACAGCTCGGGCCTCAGGTAGTTTTGCTGTGTGCATATTGAAAAGATCAAATAGCAATATTAATGAGTAAATAAAAAGCACTGAGTGAATATCACACTGTAGACGGGCCTTCGGGGAATAGTCCTGTTCTGCACTGATACGCTCCTGAGTGACAGCTGCTGacaactgtatgtatgtgtttgtgtgtgggcaGCGATTAGAAGTAAataaaaggagagaaagggtGGGGCAGCAGACTATGACATGTCCTAATGTGTAGCTGTGCTAAAGCTGGTAAAACTATGaggctattttttttatgaaactgGAGTCAGCAAATGCGATTTCATTTTGCTGTAGGCTCAGATCTCCCTCCTGTCTGCAGAATCTACAGCAAGGGACGTTTTTTTGGACGTTGTAATGTTTGGATCATGTTCTGTAGGTTTATCAAACATGCAACTCccagaaatacaaaaagcaCAATGACAGTTTAAGCCGATTAAAGCCCGTCTGGGGGATTCAGACCTGACTCCGCTGATTAGCTACAATCACATTCTgtaaatgcacaaacacaactgcTGTGATAGATTTCTAGATTATCAAACTGTTGGTACATGCTCgacagatatttattttattttttttgtgttctctcTCAACATACATCCAATAAACACTTTGCCAGGAGCTGCCTCCCCCTCATCTTTATTCAGGTAACTTAATAACATGGAtgtcagctctgcagctctgcacagCTCTGCACTGAGAGAAGCCAACATGTCAGAGCTGATTACACTTGTGTTCAATAAGAAATGCAGctgctgaataaaacaaaaggcTTTACATTGCTGTCAGCAACATAAACAAACCTAATTAAACGCACTCTCCTCGGGGACACTTATTCTGCCTTGGGTCATAAAGTTCAATCTATTCTGTGCGACTGAGATAAATGCTGAGGTGAAAAGTATGCATACATAGGcctaaataaatgttgtttttattttgttctattattttgaaatggtaaatggacttgagcttgtataacacttttctagtcttctgacaactcacacactgatggtagaggctgctgtgtaaagtgaccatcagaagtaactaatcccattcataaacattcatacaccaccaatgaagcagcgggagcaacttggggttaagtgtccttGCCCTAGGACACATCGAACATGCTGCTTCAAGAGCTGGAGATCGAAACCCCGACCTTCCAATGGAGAAACGTTTTAAGTATTTCTTTAAGTTTATGATATGAATAAAAAAGTACATtgaaggcatgaaaagcccaaaataaatcttaaaaaaaaaaaaaaagttttagttCTTATGATGCATTTCCACTTACCTCGAGGCGAGGGACTTTTAGGAGACACTGGTGCATGCAGGGTCTAAGAAAAGTTGCCTTTGACATGCTTTTGCTCAGCATAAGGCTCCTTCTCTGCGGTTGGCACAATCTAAAAGCACAGGGGCCTTGCAGCTGTGAACATTTCTAATTGGGGGGAGTGCATGTGAGGGTTTTTCACACTTCAGCAGACTCGTTTCTATGACCTTCACAGGTCTTTAGACCTCGGTGGAAACGCTTAGAATGGGGggttaagtttattttttaataccTTGAAAAGAAGCTGAAGGAACCAAACGTTCAGGGTACTTTTAATGCAAACAAAGCCTTTGTTAGTCTTAGCAGGTTCTTATCATAAATCACTCTTTAAACAGCTTACAACCATCTCTTTCTAGTGTCACTCATAATGTGCCTTATGTGTGCAAATCGTTGGTTCTAATGCTCAAATATTTTAGTATTTCTGGTGAATCACGGTCTAGAAAAGACAGATTCAATAAGTGCTCTTTTTGTGATGTTGTACTcgggggcagcagtagctcagtctgtagggactcgggtcaggaaccagagggtcaccagCTCAAGTCCATGTGCGGACAAAGCCTGGGAACTGGTCTGGTAGATgtagaggtgccagttcacttcctgagcactgcagaggtgtcCTTGAGGACGGCACCAAACCCCACCAGCTCATGAGCGCttgctgtgtgcagcccccctCAGTCTGACATCTCAAttcaggatcctgtttgtgcacatgtgtgtgtttttcaaccTTTGTGCACGTAGCAAGTTCAAcagcaggattaataaagtacatcTTGTTCTTCTACTAATCATGGACATGCCCTCACTTTATTCTCTATACATGCTGTCAGAAATAATCAcatctcattttcttttgttccgTTCTCCTTTCCGATACAAGAGGTGTGTGCATACAAATGCCTGACTACATGTCAAGTGTTCTTAACCGTAGATACATCTTATATAATGATGTGTTCCTGCAGGGCGAGCAGTTTAAAGTGCCGTCAGAACACATCATCCATGTCATGCCTCTGGATCTGCCTGAACATAATCTACAAAGAGTCAGATCTGGATCATTCATTCAGAAGTAGGAAGACAGAGTAACGAGTCAGATCGAGtaataataaacaaacactttatttaagACACACAGTTTTTTACAGTTCATGGATTCACTCCTGATGCTGAAAtgaaatttacattaaaacctTGATGCTGCGTTGCAAATCTGAATTACAAGAATGGTCATGTAACACTTAAATACTCAGTTAAACAAGAACTGAATACTGATGTACAGAAGTCTTCCAAATAATTCATATTTGTCagcttaaataaataatgtcagtgtgctttatttttcttgtcCTTTTCCTCGCAACGTTTCCTCCCAGGACAAAAACTTTAACTGAACCTGACAGCTTTCAACACTGAACGGTTAAGGCGTTGACATCaaacatctaaaaataaaaaataaaaaacagtgaaacctTGTACAGTAAAAGAGAAACCCCAACCTGGGGGGGATTTCAagttctcctttttttgtttttcttcttctcagcaGACGGTAAAAACGGTATCTACGCTTCACAGTTTTTACATAAAAGGCCTGAACTGGTGAGGGAAACAATGCAACACAATCCCACAGATGTATAAAAATCACAGCATGAAGGATGCTCCGCTACTTCTACTCCGACATGACATCTTGCCAGAGCTCATCTTGCACTGTTCGATTAAAACGTTTGGTTTATCTTTGCAGCAGAGCAGCCTGGAGAGATGCTGCACTCTGGTTAGCTCTCGGGTCTCACTtttgcaaacaaacagaattaaaaaacaatttacattcaagactattaaaaaaaagaaaaagaggctgCGATTGTGTCTTGATGAAGCACAGAGAGATGAGGTCAGTAATTCAGCTTCTTAAAGAGGACGAGAAAGCGTTACAATTCATGATGAATGCATGCCTTTCTTTTTGAAAAACACTCAAATGTTTACATGACAAAAACAGTATTCCTGCATTACAGCAGTATGCTACACTGTACGAGTAGGCGGCAAACAGAGGAGGACAGATAGTAGCATAAAATACAGATTTCCCTcttgattatttttcatttcaattcacAGAGGAGTGCAATGTTACTGTCGTACAAACTTGCAAATGTAGATCAACTGGTGTATATCCCAATTACAGGTACATTATCCTTGGTTGATAAGCAGATTAAAAACTGATTTGATAAATAATTTGAGCTGCAGCTACACTCCTGTTGTTTCAAAGTTTCAAGTTTATGTGATGTACCGTTTTCTAGTAAAATTTCATAAACCTGTAATATtcaaaaatatacatttctacATTCAAACgatgtttatttctgttctacagtttttgccctttttttgCTTATAGCAATTATCAACCCTTTTCATCCAAGATAAAAGTCAAGTATTAAAAATAGCTTCTGTTCTGTTGGTTTTGGAAACCTCTTCCTTTTTCCTTTCAGAGAAAtcctaacctttttttttgtgtgcgtgtgcgacTGTCAGCCTCCAGCACATGTGCAAACTGAGCTCTCTTTATCAACTGTGAAATGCAGCAGGGCGAGCCGGCATGTgtggttcccttttttttttttttaagttaggCAAACTCACTTCCCTTTTCCACACAGTCCAGCACACATTAAGCGATTCAGACAACTCAATAAGCGATAGGGCTTATCGTCACATATGGACAACTTTGAAAAAGCACTGCAACATgttgagaaaacacacacacacacacacacacacacacatatgtgtCGACACAATATTTTCCCTCACGATGAAATGTGACGATGCAGAGTGCATCAAGACGAGTCTAAACCTCTAAGAAGATGAGTCACAAAtgctacaaaacaaacactaaaactACGTCTTGATGTGCAGAGTTAGGTTTTTTATGGAAATGTTTTAAGTTAAACATGTTGCACTTTCAGGAGATATTCTTACGAGCTCTTTCCTCTCATTGTTAATCAGAAGTATCTTACATTTGTGTCAGTTTTGTTACATTTTGTCTCatctttaaaggcagggttggtcattttctccagattcactttttaagattttggttgaaattgtcttcaggTCCTGATAGAAATGAAtaatgttctctgaaaaaggaacaaagaaaatctgtcatctgtatcaggtgtaagcctgtaaaaacagacgcctccctgtctccctgctcgctctctaccccatGCACGCatgagcccacactcaaagcgatgagctgaggtccgctccTGGACCAAcagcgctcgtgcatgtaagtgagggggcgtggcttttgaggggagggggagggtgcAGAcgtagcactgagggaatgctactttcaaaatgctagtttttttaaatgaccaaccctgcctttaacagGTGTGTTAATTCTAATCAGCACTATACTGTACATGTTGAAACATCTACCCGTCTATGTACATCCCACATCGCTGTCGAGCATCTCTACCTTTAAAATACTCAAACAAATGTTCTACTTTGTGAGACACTACAGATAACTGTGCTATGTTTTCACTAGATTTAAGAGAACGATTACTGTCTATAACGCACCtacatgtgatgtcataaaTAATACAGCTCATACAGGATCTTAACTCCGGAGagacataaatacagcagaaggCGTTTACTTTTTATCACTGGTTTTGTCTTTATAGGCGCTGTTAGAGAATATTCATGTTGTTCCCTTATTAATGCACATACATTGATTTCTGCTGCGTAGCACTTTGCTGTCAGTTTTGTGGTTCATTGAAGGAGACTGTTTGCTTGTTCtgactattttttgtttgcagGACCGAGTTTTAGAGAACGCCTACAGCTTAGATTTGTCGCCTTATCTACGTGTAGCCGAGTGTGCATTTAAACCTAAGGTCATATTTTCAACACGCGGTTTGCCGCGTCTGCGTTTACTGGATCATGGGGTCGTCGTTGGGAGAGCGCAGAGTTGGGACGCCGACGAACGGCTGGATTTTGTCCTCGTGCTGGCCCGAGGCTCTCTTGGACACGGTGGTGAAGGACAGGTGGTCGTGTTCCAGAATGGCGAGGCGGTCCTGCGGCTTCTCCTTCTTCAGGTAGAACATCTTGCGCAGCTGCTTGAGTTGCTGCAGCTCGCAGAAGGTTTCCAGCACCACCAGCATGACAATCAGACCCAGGATCAGGTAGACTGcagacaagaaaacacacagtatggGGTTACAAAAGGTCGGAGCGCTGAGCTGGAACAAAACAGATATCATGTGTATATTTTACATAACAGTCTTCATATTTATTTGGTGTATTTTATGTAAGTTTCTTTCTCAGTGGTGGGTGCACTGATGTTGACTCTATTTCTATATTTACTATTatgcaacaaagaaaacaaagacgtACTCCTTTTATATAGAAACCAACTTCTGATATCACTGAATAAAACcttctcaaaaacacacaataacccATTCATTGAACTGAGCTCTCTTAATTTTAGTACATGAACGCAGCTTATACGAATTAATTTCTTATTGCATAACCATAAGATCTGACAGCAATGGCGACTGCTCATCGTTATCATTTAATGCGGTAAATATTTTATGATTCCTCTGAATAAATCTTATGAGAAACGTGTGATACagtttttccccttttctacAAACACCTGTTGTATAAATGAACTGACACAAGGGGGCAGTGTttcaaaaaagagaaacatagcAGTGCTCTGATGAATCATGagatgagagagaaacagttCAGACATTAACGGAAAcaccccgccccccctcccctccccccatcaGTTCATCAGTGCCAGCTGCAAACTCTATTACTGACTTTCATCCGTTATGTGCAAAGACTATCTGGGCCAAATCTGGCATGAAAACCCCTAAAAACCAAGAGTGTAACCGACAAAACCCATCCTACAAATGTTGTGAAACACTATTTTATAACGCTTAAAAGAGACTGGGGGTCAAACAGCCCAATCAGGGGCATCTGATTGTTATCTGACTGTTTGATGTGTAAACGTGTTGGTAGGTCTTCTGTCCACACACAGACTTAAAAACTGGATCTTATCTACAAAGCTATTTCTAGGACTAGTCCCTTCAcaccttaaaaacacacatcatcaGTCAGACGAGCACAGGCTCTTACAATCTGACGTCTCAGGACCTTTTCATACCGTCTGTTCAAAAGGTCAGAACTGAGCTGTGTTTGAGTTTGCTGCTCCCTTTTCTTGGAACAAAGcataaaaataatctgaatcttaatgagctgctctcattggatgcTTTTAAGGCCATTGTGAATGACttggaaaaataaatcctgaaaaAACAATCATGTGTGTTATAATCTTGATTGATACTTGTTCAGCTGTGTTTTCTCCTTGTCATAACTTCTTACTGTACCTATAGTGGTATGCTAATTATTGGTGAGGCGAGAGGTTTTGGAGGGTGGTAGGTTTTTGGTTAGGGGCTGTAGCTATGATGTAATCTGGTTTTATTCGCTCTTATTTTGTCATTATTAATCGTGTATTTTATATCATTTGTGTGGGAGGCAGGAACATCTTGAAGGTGTTCTGCATGGTGCATGTCTGATTGTTGTCGattttgacaaatatttgctgttttacTCTACTGCTGTTTTGTCGGTCTTGTCCAGGACACAAGATTCATGATCTCAGTAACATTTTTcctgtttaaataaaaggtaaaaaatgaTCCAAAATAAATTTGAAAACCCCCTCTAGCAGAATATAATCATCTTGTATTGGCTATATTCTTTAAAAGGTAGAACATACTGCACATAATAGTGCTAATCCCTGTTTGCAAATCACAAAAGCAGCAACTGCTTATCACCAAAACCACCAAACCACCGTGTAAACACTTCAGCAAACAGCACAAACTGTTCATTATTTTTGCATGAAGCAGTCCTGTTCCAAAAATCCAAAAAGTCCTTTCAGGGAGCTCGAGATGTCACCTCCGATACAGGCGAGTTATACTTGACAGAGGAAGCTGTGCAAATGTGTCCGGTGTTATTTgtctaaacaaacacactcctgTCAccgcctctctctcctcctacaGACTGACAAAAAGTGCCTACTGAATGACGTCTCCCCGGCCCGCACACACAGGCTGCTGCAGCCTGCGGCGTTAATGCTCGCCCACAGCTTTGAAAACAGTAAGATTTTGGCGTctttttgaacacattttagtCACCGTTAGCCCTGACAGAAAGCTGCACAGCCACTCAGACTAAGCAAACAATGCTTTGCCCCTCTCCGTTAGACCATGGCTTAATTTATCCCCTGCAACCTCAGTACACTGTTCTACCTGATAGATATCTAGCAGACCTTTAAAAACgtagaaaaaaagcaaataagcTGTCAAAATCCTGCTCCATCAGCAGCATGCACCAGTTTATAAATATCCATAGTGTGGAAAAAGCTACACACACACCAGCTACTGCAAGTGAACAACTTTTAAAGAGTTCAGCATTATGAGGAAGTCTGCAGTGCAAAGTTTTCAGTAGAAGTAATTTCCATGCCCCCAGTAATCTCCAATCTCTCATGTTAACTTTATCAGTTAtagtgtcgtgtgtgtgtggcctatCTTCAATCAACACTATGATTCATACAGTGTTTGTGGGAGCACTAAAGCTTTACATAGAGGAGGCTATATGCACATCACACCTGAAGAAGTTCCTAGCGTCTAAACTACTAACTCAATTAAAGCATTGTGTGGTAGTGAGTACATGTGAGGGCTGCAgtaaaactacaaatcccatcCTCTTATGTCCACAGAGTTGTTTtgtgttaaattaaatttaaagtgCAAAAACTGATTTGTGATTTTTAATGTGAGTAAAGATGGAATAAAGCCACTTCCTTTAATCACAAGCTAGACCTGACACAGTTCTATACCTGCACaatattcttaaaaaaatgtattggagTCAAGTGCATCTAAATTCAACATTTGTGAAGCTTTTGTTTACTACATTGCACCAATAGTAGGGCTGCACGTTATGAGAAAAATATGCTATGTGCTCCAAAAATCGGTTTACACAATATATGGTTATGTGCTGGTTGCTAATACATGTATGGATGAagatgttacagaatcgatatggctgcaaagctgtgatgacagttttgttAAGATATTTGACTCATGATGCAGTTCACAATAACATCATCACCATGGCTCTGGAATTGGGCAGCGTTACATAGTAGTATATTTTTATGCAAGTTTGCCCCCACAGGGTTCAAAAAGCATGCCAAGCTGATTATCTCACACACAGGGTGGATCAAAGTTCATAGTCATAAAACATATGCCATATGTGATGCTCTCACATCAGTTAATCATTACATAATAATTCAGAGAAACTGAAGCTATaaacttaaaacaaactgaGACTGTCACTGAAGTACGTGTTGCACATGGTGTCAACAGTGTTTGAATAAAAGCTTTATGAGTGTTTCCTTTTGGGCTGGATTGCTTAATAGCTCAGGTAATAATAGAAATGTTGTTCTTTCAGTGCAAACAAAGACGGCTTTCACTTCTCTGAAGTATGCACAGAACAGGATCTGTGAAGGTTTGTGAGAAATGTGCTCATGCATCTCTATGAGCATCACTGTAATGCTGTGAGAAAGTAGTCTAtactgtataaatatatatatgattgAAGCTATTTATAGTTCAGCTTCAAATAGAACTACACAAACCCACGTCAGGATTAAAATAGCAAGCAGAATTCAAATGAGACCTGACAGCTCGTCATGGAACAAGCTCCAAATATACAGAACTCACCAGTGATGGCCACCTTGTAGAGCTCCCTGAATCTTTGATTGACGGACTCCCCCGGTACGTAGTCTCCCAGGCCGATGGTGCTGAGGGAGATGAAGCAGAAGTAGAAGGACTCCAGGAAGTTCCAGTTATCCTCCAGCGCCGAGAAGATGGCGGCCGGGATGAGGAAGAAGCAGGAGACGGCCAGCATGGCGAGCAGAGAGGCGTGAACGATGGCCACCAGGGGCTTCGCTATGCCCCATTGCTGGTGGAAGTACATGACGGGCCTCCGCGTGCTGTACACCATGATCCTCTGCACCACGgcggtgaggaagaggagggtgaaAGGGATGCCGATCACAGAGTAGATGATACAGAAGGCTTTCCCTCCGTCGGAAAGGGGAGCTGTGTGTCCAtatcctgcagaaaaacaaagaaacagaccaATTTAAATCAACATGAAGACAGTATCAGTTAAATAAATCCATCGGTATGCAGATGatattgttctgttttgttctaGTGACTCCGTAAAGTATGCTGTTGAGAAGCTCTAATTTTCTTTTCATGCTTCAGAATATAGAATGCACAGATCAGTCTTGAGCAACTCAAAGCAAACCCACTTTTTTTAGAGTAAAGAATATTAATTTATCCAGCTTAAAACTATCTGAAAACCTTGTCACCAAACAGCAAAATCTCTGGATCTGATCGGTGCTGTTGCGCAGAAAAAGATCCAGTATCCTGCAGAAGTGTAAGAAACGTAAAGTTGAAGAAGTCTTTCTACCCGGTCTACATTTTAGTGAAATAATCTACAGACATGCTCATAGCTTCTTCCAGTCTTAAATCCCTCTCTTTATCATAATTCACAAGTTAATTAAGGTCATTTTACACAAGTGACAAACAAGACACCAGAAGCACAGTGGTCCAACGATTCATTACAATGTTCCTTTTACAGCTCGGTCTTAACAccttatttttgccttttttcttccAGGCTTTGCAGATAAGAATCTGCTACAAAAACATGTTCCTCTTCTGAAGCAAGACTCAAGCTTTCATAGTTATCCAACCACAAGAAATCAGCATTAATGAGGAACATCATAGCTACGAGTTGGTTAGTCTTCTTTGGCACAGAGGCATACAAATGACATCTTTGAATTGAATCCCTTGAGTCCCTTATTGGACGTTCATCCCCCGATATAACATCTCTGCTGGCCAGGACCAGAAACTGAATCTACTAACTGTCTCATGCTTTAACTCCTGCTGGTTAACCTTGAACTTTAGCTCCTATTTTTGACACCTGTCTTATctccagtcttttttttcttatatttttaattgtttgttatGATCACTTTTAAATGCCCtcttttaatgtctctttttccaTTTGTGGTGATGCGTTCAATGTCTCATGTGAGGCACTTTGAATTGCgatgttgctgaaatgtgctataaaTAAAATTGCCTT is part of the Labrus bergylta chromosome 10, fLabBer1.1, whole genome shotgun sequence genome and encodes:
- the kcnk1b gene encoding potassium channel subfamily K member 1b; its protein translation is MLQSLASNSCVRLIQSHKSTWYFASLVLGYILYLIFGAVVFSSVELPYEDQLRQELRAIKKQFLQDNECLSEERLERFLKKALEASNYGVSILNNASANWNWDFTSALFFASTVLSTTGYGHTAPLSDGGKAFCIIYSVIGIPFTLLFLTAVVQRIMVYSTRRPVMYFHQQWGIAKPLVAIVHASLLAMLAVSCFFLIPAAIFSALEDNWNFLESFYFCFISLSTIGLGDYVPGESVNQRFRELYKVAITVYLILGLIVMLVVLETFCELQQLKQLRKMFYLKKEKPQDRLAILEHDHLSFTTVSKRASGQHEDKIQPFVGVPTLRSPNDDPMIQ